AAGCGCGCTATAGTGGGTACATTCCCGGTCTGGGGGCTAGCAACGGATATTAAGGTCAAACATAACCTCGCTTACGTCATCACCCGGGAAGAAGGAGTAAAAGTTTACAATTTAAAGAATCCTCTTTCGCCTGAACCTATAGGGGTAACGGCAAGAAAGGCGAATGCGTGGCGCATGGATCCTGACGAAGGGAAGATGTTTATCAGCTCATTAACTCAGGGCATTTCTATCTCTGCTATGTCCCTTGATGCAGAACCTGTAAAAGTAAAATATGAGGTCAGCAAGGCGTATAGCAGTATTCATAGACAACACCAGCTGTTTGTGGCTAACGGAAAATCCGGGTTGAGTATTTTTGATGTCACCTTCCAGAACAAAACCACTCTTTTGGGGCGACTTTTATTGCCTGGAAATACGGTTAAATTGGCTTTTTTAGGCCGATATCTTCTGGCGGCCAGCCAGAGGGGTGGGCTTCATCTTATCGAGGTCAGTGACCTTGAGCATCCTCGGATACTGCAAAGTATTGATCATGATGTCGAGTATGAAAATATCATTGTCATCGATAATATCGTTTATGCCTCTGATAAGGACTTAAAGATCGATCTCTTTTCTCTTGAGAATGGTCTCTTACGCAAGCTATCCAGTTTCCCCCTGATGGGGAACGTGCGGGAATTTTTACGCGATGGATCCTCTTTGTATCTGGCCGAAAGTTATTTTGGGCTCAGTAAGCTCGATATTAGTGATCCACAAAACCCGCATCGAGTCGGTTATGTCGGGGTGGCAGGTGAGGCTAACGGTTTGGCTTTATACAAGGGGTATCTGTATGTTGCCAGTCGTACCCAGGGTGTTCAAATTGTTGATACTCGACGCATTGAATCACGAAAAGTCGTTGCTTCTCTAGATACCCCGAGTGATGCGCGCGATTTTGTCATTGATGGAAAATGGATTTATGTGGCAGATGGCCGCGCTGGTTTACAGATTATTGATAGGGGAGACCAGAATAAGTGGCGGCTGGTTGCAAATCTTCCGTCCCGTTACTATGCGACGACCCTTGTCAAGGTTAAGAATTTGTTGTACGTGGCAGTTATGGATCAAGGGCTGTTGGTCGTGGATGTCCGTGATCCCCTGGCCCCCAGACAGGTCGGTCAGCTCACACTTGACAATGAGATTTCAGACCTAGCTGTTCGTGGTTCAGATCTGTTTGTTGGTTGCTTTG
Above is a genomic segment from Geopsychrobacter electrodiphilus DSM 16401 containing:
- a CDS encoding LVIVD repeat-containing protein, which gives rise to MKGLTLFRRTSFMLTLCLLILIGSCLTYLYSRGGDENIRVTDVTFLPAAKDNLVFGLEGINLKRHLSASLAHDVSNKRAIVGTFPVWGLATDIKVKHNLAYVITREEGVKVYNLKNPLSPEPIGVTARKANAWRMDPDEGKMFISSLTQGISISAMSLDAEPVKVKYEVSKAYSSIHRQHQLFVANGKSGLSIFDVTFQNKTTLLGRLLLPGNTVKLAFLGRYLLAASQRGGLHLIEVSDLEHPRILQSIDHDVEYENIIVIDNIVYASDKDLKIDLFSLENGLLRKLSSFPLMGNVREFLRDGSSLYLAESYFGLSKLDISDPQNPHRVGYVGVAGEANGLALYKGYLYVASRTQGVQIVDTRRIESRKVVASLDTPSDARDFVIDGKWIYVADGRAGLQIIDRGDQNKWRLVANLPSRYYATTLVKVKNLLYVAVMDQGLLVVDVRDPLAPRQVGQLTLDNEISDLAVRGSDLFVGCFDRKLLRINLSQPERPRVAETLVLPGKAHKIALQGDDIFIAADTAGLLVVQHKEGKPTRLIGQLTRPWPMTNFTAALGIAVRGKYAYLVLGEEGLQVVDISTPEHPVTVSNFFYPGWNLGVALSTDYAVLSSRWQGYFFIDITNPLKPFQIANIYSPRSTGTFKVEGDGLYVSGRSNGISLIPLPVRNIEVAGSKEQVISFRKPELAGWYDLNITDGKTLETTASVVRVD